A single region of the Rhodopirellula bahusiensis genome encodes:
- a CDS encoding Holliday junction DNA helicase RuvB C-terminal domain-containing protein, with protein sequence MKETEPIITSLSQVVGQARAVRVLQTALDAYWHERSKHGEDNVSFPHLLMAGPGGTGKTMLSELVARELCTEVHVELAQNISNIGQMQGLLMMLDKPGQILFLDEIHQLNESVQVCLYRALEERKLFLGGNKKPVTLPPFTLIGATTHEYMLTTSSRDRYQILIRLSHYDTDEMTVLIEQRAKRLGWGLDPKSIRELAKRSRGVPRLAVRMLEAAKRSCSANGCDFIEASHVAEMLEMEGIDALGFDPVEQSYLHLLKQHQGAVRLNVLATHLGLPRQSIEMFESDFIRLGLITKNEKGRCLTPAGHEHLKASNG encoded by the coding sequence GTGAAAGAGACCGAACCGATCATCACGAGCCTCAGTCAAGTTGTGGGGCAAGCCCGAGCCGTGCGAGTGCTGCAAACGGCACTCGATGCCTATTGGCATGAACGAAGCAAACATGGCGAAGACAACGTGTCGTTCCCACACTTGCTGATGGCAGGTCCAGGAGGAACCGGCAAGACGATGCTGAGTGAACTTGTCGCTCGTGAGCTTTGCACCGAAGTCCACGTTGAATTGGCTCAGAACATCAGCAACATCGGGCAGATGCAAGGTCTTTTGATGATGCTCGATAAGCCGGGCCAAATCTTGTTTTTAGACGAAATACATCAACTCAACGAGTCGGTTCAAGTATGCCTCTATCGGGCTTTGGAAGAACGAAAGCTGTTCCTTGGCGGAAATAAAAAGCCGGTGACGTTGCCACCGTTCACGCTGATCGGTGCCACAACTCACGAATATATGCTCACGACAAGCTCAAGAGATCGATATCAGATTTTGATTCGTCTGTCCCACTACGACACTGATGAAATGACGGTGCTGATCGAACAACGAGCCAAACGTCTTGGTTGGGGCCTCGATCCAAAGTCAATCCGTGAACTCGCCAAGCGAAGCCGTGGCGTCCCCAGACTCGCCGTTCGAATGTTGGAAGCAGCCAAGCGATCCTGTTCCGCCAACGGTTGTGATTTCATCGAAGCCAGTCACGTTGCCGAAATGCTGGAAATGGAAGGCATTGATGCCCTCGGATTCGATCCGGTGGAGCAAAGCTATCTTCACCTGCTGAAGCAACATCAAGGAGCGGTAAGGCTCAACGTATTGGCCACGCATCTGGGCTTGCCCCGTCAGTCCATCGAGATGTTTGAAAGCGATTTCATCCGGTTGGGACTGATCACGAAGAACGAAAAGGGACGCTGTTTAACACCCGCTGGACACGAGCATTTGAAGGCCAGCAACGGCTGA
- a CDS encoding TspO/MBR family protein: protein MTWIDWYSSLEKPSWTPKPSTIGFVWQCLYPIILVTFGFVFVQALRKKLPWMVALPFGINLVSNLIFTPIQFGMRNLPLAAVDIVIVWITTIWMMVTIWKHHKWVAVAQVPYFAWVSIASVLQLSMTFWNWGR from the coding sequence ATGACTTGGATCGACTGGTACAGCTCGCTGGAGAAGCCAAGCTGGACACCGAAGCCGTCCACAATCGGATTTGTCTGGCAGTGTCTCTATCCGATCATTCTGGTCACGTTCGGCTTCGTATTCGTGCAGGCGCTGCGAAAGAAGTTGCCTTGGATGGTGGCCTTGCCGTTTGGGATCAATCTCGTTTCCAATTTGATCTTCACGCCAATCCAGTTTGGGATGAGGAACTTGCCACTGGCTGCCGTTGACATCGTGATCGTTTGGATCACGACCATTTGGATGATGGTGACGATCTGGAAACACCACAAATGGGTTGCTGTGGCGCAGGTGCCGTACTTTGCTTGGGTGTCGATTGCCTCGGTGTTGCAGTTGTCGATGACGTTTTGGAACTGGGGGCGGTGA
- a CDS encoding helix-turn-helix transcriptional regulator encodes MSRSQFYWHVKRGTFHAPLRLSNGRPYFNASQVEDNLKARELGIGVNGEYVLFYERSETPTHPKATPASKADHSGLLESLQTLGLNGLTTKQVAEAVDACYPKGTSGEDENDILRTVFRHLKRSGIG; translated from the coding sequence ATGTCACGCAGCCAATTCTACTGGCATGTGAAGCGAGGGACGTTCCATGCTCCCCTTCGATTGTCCAATGGTCGTCCCTATTTTAATGCTTCTCAAGTCGAGGACAACCTGAAGGCGAGAGAGCTTGGGATCGGTGTCAACGGTGAATACGTCCTGTTCTATGAGCGATCCGAAACTCCGACTCATCCGAAGGCAACACCCGCTTCTAAAGCAGATCACTCGGGGCTGTTGGAGAGCCTTCAGACGCTCGGCCTCAACGGCCTGACGACCAAGCAAGTTGCTGAAGCAGTTGATGCTTGCTACCCGAAGGGCACCAGCGGCGAGGACGAAAACGACATTCTCCGAACAGTTTTCCGACATCTGAAGCGTTCGGGAATTGGCTGA
- a CDS encoding HTH domain-containing protein, producing MPIIDSILAACREVLEMEGDPQSPYWLASQMMEMKMWRASEHDVRAALENDIELRGGQSLFVKIGDDEWALRSWTGS from the coding sequence ATGCCGATCATCGACAGCATCCTTGCTGCTTGCCGGGAAGTTCTTGAGATGGAGGGTGATCCCCAGAGCCCGTACTGGTTGGCATCACAGATGATGGAAATGAAGATGTGGCGGGCCAGCGAGCACGATGTGCGTGCCGCACTTGAGAACGACATTGAACTGCGTGGTGGGCAGTCGTTATTCGTGAAAATCGGCGACGACGAATGGGCACTGCGTTCATGGACTGGATCATGA
- a CDS encoding RNA polymerase sigma factor, with translation MELGHTQRLGQWLTLARQGQVDARNEIIAHACERLRLLTRKMLKNYPKVKRWSETDDVLQNAMIRLHRSLAEIQPETPRQFYGLATTQIRRELIDLARHHFGAHGNGANHLTDGGEAANQEIDGREPESLDSWSKFHEAVEGLPEDQREVVNLLWYEGISQPDAAKLLGISLATLKRRWQSARITLGKLIEEIQLGE, from the coding sequence ATGGAACTTGGCCACACACAACGACTTGGGCAATGGCTCACCCTAGCTCGGCAGGGTCAGGTTGACGCACGCAACGAGATCATCGCTCATGCCTGCGAACGGCTGAGGCTGCTGACCAGAAAGATGCTGAAGAATTACCCGAAGGTGAAACGCTGGTCCGAAACAGATGATGTGCTGCAAAACGCTATGATCCGGCTGCATCGTTCGCTGGCCGAGATTCAACCCGAAACACCGAGGCAGTTTTATGGACTGGCGACGACACAAATTCGCCGTGAACTCATCGATCTAGCCAGACATCACTTTGGAGCCCATGGAAATGGTGCAAACCATCTCACCGATGGCGGTGAGGCAGCGAATCAAGAGATTGATGGGCGAGAACCTGAGTCATTGGACTCTTGGAGCAAATTTCACGAAGCAGTTGAAGGGCTGCCGGAAGACCAACGAGAGGTTGTGAACTTGCTTTGGTACGAAGGCATCTCACAACCTGATGCCGCAAAACTGCTGGGGATCTCGCTGGCTACATTAAAACGTCGCTGGCAATCGGCACGAATCACACTTGGAAAACTGATCGAGGAAATCCAGCTTGGCGAATGA
- a CDS encoding ArdC family protein — MPNANEIRQQITNDIIAALSSNELPPWRKPWANDPNAPGLHTSLSTGNSYRGINQMILQLSAWKRNFTSKWWGTFRQIQSNGGCVNKGQKATKIILWKPVDRKRTSEQGESIDDKFFVMREFAVFNADQTSGMDRFQVGYSQAEVSNELRYSEADDVIEATGADIHFGGNQAFYSILGDYIQMPFRRQFVTPESYYETCFHELCHYSESRTGFDRAKPENDYGFGELVAEIGACFLMGELNMPTTENLENHAAYLKSWLKGMNDDPKFIFRAAAQSSKATDYILSFSRQDETIAETVEEPVCA; from the coding sequence ATGCCAAACGCAAACGAAATTCGCCAGCAGATCACCAACGACATCATCGCCGCTCTTTCGAGCAACGAGTTGCCGCCATGGCGAAAGCCGTGGGCAAACGATCCCAACGCTCCCGGACTTCACACGAGTTTGAGTACCGGTAACTCTTACCGGGGAATCAACCAAATGATCCTGCAGCTCTCGGCTTGGAAACGCAATTTCACTTCCAAATGGTGGGGAACATTCCGGCAGATTCAAAGCAATGGGGGCTGCGTCAACAAAGGCCAAAAAGCAACGAAAATCATTCTCTGGAAACCAGTTGATCGAAAGCGAACAAGCGAGCAAGGCGAATCAATTGACGACAAGTTTTTCGTCATGCGAGAATTCGCCGTTTTCAATGCTGATCAGACATCAGGCATGGACCGTTTTCAGGTCGGCTATTCGCAAGCTGAAGTCAGTAACGAACTTCGATACAGCGAAGCCGATGACGTGATCGAAGCCACTGGTGCCGATATCCACTTCGGCGGCAATCAAGCGTTCTACTCGATTTTGGGTGACTACATTCAGATGCCGTTTCGTCGGCAGTTCGTCACACCTGAATCCTATTACGAAACTTGTTTTCACGAACTGTGCCACTATTCGGAAAGCCGAACCGGTTTCGACCGAGCAAAGCCGGAGAACGACTATGGTTTCGGTGAATTGGTTGCCGAAATTGGTGCGTGTTTCCTCATGGGCGAACTAAACATGCCCACGACGGAGAATCTGGAAAATCACGCTGCTTACTTGAAGTCGTGGCTTAAGGGGATGAACGACGACCCGAAATTTATCTTCCGGGCGGCGGCTCAATCAAGCAAAGCGACTGACTACATCCTCAGTTTCAGCCGCCAAGACGAAACGATTGCGGAAACGGTCGAAGAGCCTGTTTGTGCTTGA
- a CDS encoding carbonic anhydrase family protein has product MGNAQQSPINLNGHYLTDFGKDKLSIKWKKSATGTIEDDGHGIHVKFVADHRQYIELDRKRFHLVEFHFHHPSEHWVGGSQQTMELHVVHQNVDDGTRAVLGIFIEPNGEAESTPGLVAQMQGFYASQGDGSNSIIPTNPLEWLPGNRDEYYRYEGSLTTPKYDENVSWVILREPKTIPKAELSKLMPYLKKPARFPQPLNRRFVLANFK; this is encoded by the coding sequence GTGGGAAACGCTCAACAATCGCCAATCAACTTGAACGGTCACTATCTGACCGACTTCGGCAAGGACAAACTGTCGATCAAGTGGAAGAAGTCAGCAACAGGGACCATCGAGGACGACGGACACGGAATTCACGTCAAATTTGTTGCTGACCATCGGCAATATATTGAGTTAGACCGAAAGAGATTCCATCTCGTCGAATTCCACTTTCACCACCCAAGCGAACACTGGGTCGGCGGTTCCCAGCAGACGATGGAATTGCACGTCGTTCATCAGAACGTCGATGATGGCACTCGTGCAGTCCTGGGAATCTTCATCGAACCAAACGGCGAAGCAGAATCGACGCCGGGACTCGTCGCCCAAATGCAAGGGTTTTATGCGTCACAAGGCGATGGTAGCAACTCAATCATCCCCACAAACCCGCTTGAGTGGCTACCAGGCAATCGAGATGAATACTACCGCTACGAAGGCTCACTGACCACGCCGAAGTACGACGAAAATGTAAGCTGGGTCATCCTCCGGGAACCGAAAACGATCCCCAAGGCAGAACTCTCAAAGCTTATGCCCTATCTAAAAAAGCCTGCCAGGTTTCCGCAGCCATTGAATCGCCGGTTCGTTCTAGCAAATTTCAAGTAG
- a CDS encoding nucleoside deaminase, which yields MLDHDKYMRRAIELAGKVPKLPFAAVIVNQDTGDVISEGWNKSSVNPTWHGEIDAINQMVEAGYDWKVPPLALYTTAEPCPMCQGAIHWTGIETVIFGTSIRFLQQLGWKQIDILAQEVAQRTPFSKCTVIGGILEDKCNSLFEAASRKHRK from the coding sequence ATGCTTGACCACGACAAATACATGCGTCGGGCGATTGAACTGGCAGGCAAAGTGCCGAAACTTCCGTTTGCCGCTGTGATCGTCAATCAAGATACCGGAGATGTGATCTCCGAAGGGTGGAACAAGTCATCGGTGAATCCAACTTGGCACGGTGAGATCGACGCCATCAACCAAATGGTCGAGGCAGGTTATGATTGGAAAGTCCCGCCACTCGCCCTCTACACCACCGCCGAACCTTGTCCGATGTGTCAGGGAGCAATTCATTGGACGGGAATCGAAACGGTCATTTTTGGTACGTCCATTCGATTTCTTCAACAGCTTGGCTGGAAACAAATCGACATCTTGGCACAAGAGGTTGCTCAGCGAACCCCGTTCAGCAAATGCACGGTGATTGGTGGGATACTTGAGGACAAATGCAATTCGCTGTTTGAAGCAGCATCCAGGAAACATCGCAAATGA
- a CDS encoding tyrosine-type recombinase/integrase, translating into MNENQSEKCSELSTTSHVILRSPDSPGQITRQADNDEQLIELWLHGRPKNTQRGYRKEVDCFADFVGKPLRSVKLIDLQSFADRLGQNLKPSSIHRAMSAVKSLLAFGHRLGYLPFDVGSALKLPGFRDELSERIISEAEVLRIIALEPNPRNRAILLTFYAGGFRVSEICAMKWRHLQERESTGQITVFAKGEKTRSVLMPKSVWDTLITLRGDAPTDTPVFRSRKKGHLCESAVWRVVKKATKRAGIPKEVSCHWFRHAHASHALDRGAGIHLVQATLGHCSIATTGRYLHARPSDSSGSYLPIS; encoded by the coding sequence ATGAACGAAAACCAATCCGAAAAGTGTTCGGAATTAAGCACGACAAGTCACGTTATCTTGCGTTCGCCTGATTCACCGGGCCAGATCACACGACAGGCCGACAACGACGAACAGTTGATCGAACTGTGGCTCCACGGTCGGCCCAAGAACACCCAGCGTGGCTATCGGAAGGAGGTGGATTGCTTCGCCGACTTTGTGGGCAAGCCGTTGCGTTCCGTAAAACTGATTGACCTCCAGTCATTCGCTGATCGCCTCGGCCAGAATCTCAAGCCTTCATCAATTCATCGAGCCATGAGCGCCGTCAAAAGTCTCTTGGCGTTTGGACATCGACTGGGCTATCTCCCGTTTGATGTGGGCAGTGCATTGAAACTACCCGGCTTCAGGGATGAGTTGTCTGAACGAATCATTAGCGAAGCTGAAGTCCTGCGGATCATTGCCCTTGAGCCAAATCCACGCAACAGAGCAATCTTGTTGACGTTCTACGCTGGCGGTTTCCGAGTCTCGGAGATCTGTGCAATGAAGTGGCGGCATTTGCAAGAGCGTGAATCAACCGGACAGATTACTGTCTTCGCCAAGGGAGAGAAAACGAGATCCGTTTTGATGCCCAAATCGGTTTGGGACACGCTGATAACTTTACGTGGCGATGCCCCAACGGACACCCCCGTGTTCCGCAGTCGCAAAAAAGGCCATCTGTGCGAATCGGCGGTTTGGCGAGTTGTGAAAAAGGCGACTAAACGTGCTGGCATCCCGAAGGAAGTCAGTTGTCACTGGTTCCGGCACGCTCATGCCTCCCATGCACTAGATCGTGGTGCCGGGATTCACTTGGTCCAAGCAACATTGGGACATTGCTCGATTGCGACCACCGGTCGTTATCTTCATGCTCGACCAAGTGATTCCAGTGGAAGCTACTTGCCTATCTCATGA
- a CDS encoding DUF4339 domain-containing protein produces MANQWYYSRENEKFGPFGDSDLRKMAVDGVLKPDDQIWKEGMAKWRTAGSVKGLFPQSAASPLRHKPGVVENDVPPQIYNNREETVSFGGSAKLASQLAAKQTEFTKIHQVLLPKEYHIIGQRTFETQFERETHESQFSEIEKLNQNIAELESAEATSPEAKTFTDKAKSLGNQAVIAGKLKTAHFQRRQKLIALGKSACAIGNVPQACLNEQENIGGLLERSGILQSEIDALRKEASAAGKSLMASTAVVASFACLCAPIGLFLIWRHPTWSKDAKLKWAGASLGCFLLLGIIGQSKSKPDREWLEYNGNKISTEGLSDEKIADLKAKGATSTRSSDSESTNPSGSKSDTDLNDIARGVAYRIKNENLWSSMTPNGFHLGLEEAVRAAGRADLLPLRATSTNNHDTLSNVTTIYMEYNKNFGVGFAIDHSNSSKSKMTCSKIWLDGATISP; encoded by the coding sequence ATGGCAAATCAGTGGTACTACAGTCGAGAAAATGAAAAGTTTGGTCCATTCGGTGACAGCGACCTTCGAAAAATGGCGGTAGATGGTGTGCTGAAGCCAGATGATCAAATCTGGAAAGAGGGAATGGCCAAATGGCGAACCGCTGGCTCTGTCAAAGGTCTCTTCCCACAATCCGCAGCGTCACCACTTCGTCATAAGCCAGGAGTTGTTGAGAACGATGTTCCTCCCCAGATTTACAACAACCGAGAGGAAACAGTGTCGTTTGGCGGATCAGCAAAACTTGCAAGTCAATTGGCTGCTAAGCAAACGGAGTTCACAAAAATTCATCAGGTGCTTCTTCCCAAGGAGTATCACATCATCGGCCAGCGGACATTTGAAACGCAATTTGAACGTGAGACGCATGAATCGCAGTTCAGTGAAATCGAAAAACTGAACCAAAACATTGCCGAACTTGAATCGGCTGAAGCGACTTCACCCGAAGCCAAGACATTCACCGACAAAGCCAAGTCGCTTGGCAACCAAGCTGTCATTGCTGGCAAACTCAAGACTGCCCACTTCCAACGTCGTCAAAAGCTGATTGCACTCGGAAAATCGGCCTGTGCTATTGGCAATGTGCCACAGGCTTGTCTGAACGAACAAGAAAATATCGGAGGCTTGCTGGAGCGATCAGGGATATTGCAGAGCGAAATCGATGCCCTAAGAAAAGAGGCATCTGCGGCTGGGAAATCGCTCATGGCATCGACAGCAGTTGTCGCATCCTTCGCATGTCTATGTGCGCCCATTGGTTTGTTCCTAATTTGGCGACATCCCACTTGGAGCAAAGACGCAAAGCTAAAGTGGGCCGGCGCATCTCTTGGATGCTTTCTGTTGCTGGGGATCATCGGACAGTCCAAAAGCAAACCAGATCGAGAGTGGTTGGAGTACAACGGGAACAAGATCTCAACCGAAGGACTCTCCGACGAAAAAATCGCTGATTTGAAGGCTAAGGGTGCAACATCAACAAGATCGTCTGATTCGGAATCGACAAATCCCAGTGGTTCTAAAAGTGACACCGACCTAAATGATATCGCACGAGGAGTAGCGTACAGAATTAAGAATGAAAATCTTTGGTCTAGCATGACGCCCAACGGATTTCACTTAGGACTTGAAGAGGCAGTCCGGGCAGCGGGGAGAGCTGACTTGCTTCCACTGCGAGCCACTTCTACCAACAACCATGACACGCTCTCGAATGTGACGACGATCTACATGGAGTACAACAAAAACTTCGGCGTTGGCTTCGCTATCGACCACAGCAATTCATCCAAAAGCAAGATGACCTGCTCAAAGATTTGGCTGGATGGTGCAACAATTAGCCCGTAA